The Actinomycetes bacterium genome includes the window GGTTGCCACCACCAGGCCGGGGGTGCAGAAGCCGCACTGGACCGCGCCGGCCTCCACGAACGCCTCCTGCACCGGGTGGAGCTCGTCGCCCTCGGCGAGTCCCTCGACGGTCACGATCTCCGCCCCCTCGGCCTGGCCGGCCAGGACCAGGCAGGCGCAGACCAGGGTCCCGTCCAGGTACACCGAGCAGGAGCCGCACTCGCCCTGCTCGCAGGCGTTCTTGGAACCAGGCAGACCGAGCCGCTCACGCAGCACCCAGAGCAGGCTCTCGCCCTCCCAGACCCCGTCGGCGTCGCGGGGCTCCCCGTTCACCGTGCAGGTCACGCGCATGTGCAGCTCCTCCTCACCGTGGCCCCCCCGGGTCCTGGGATGCGTACTCCTCCCAGGCCCAGGCGAGCGTGCGCCGGGCCAGCACGGCGAGGGCGTGGACCCGGTAGGCAGCGGTGCCGCGCACGTCGTCGATGGGCTGGGCGGCCCGGCCGGCCAGCTCGCCGAAGCGGCGCAGGGCCGCGTCGCCGACAGGTGCGCGCGACTCCCACGCGCCCTCGTCGGCGAGCACGCCCTCCAGGAACCGCTCCGCCTCCCCGGCCGCCAGCGGCGTCGGCCCGGCCGAGCCGATCCCGGTCCTCACCGTGCGGCGCCCGGGGTCCAGCGCGAGCGCGAACGAGCAGACCGCGATCACCATCGCATTGCGGGTGCCGACCTTGGCGAACTGCTGCGGGCCGGGCGCCGGAGGCACGTGGAACGCGGCGATCAGCTCGTCGGGCCGGAGCACGTGCCGCTTGGGCCCGGCGAAGAACTCGGCCACCGGGATGCGCCGGGTGCCGCCCACCGAGGCCGCCTCGACCTCGGCGCCCGCCGCGAGCAGCGGCGGGTGGGCGTCACCGGCCGGCGAGGCCGAGCCCAGGTTGCCGCCGACCGTGCCCCGGTTGCGGATCTGGGGCGACCCGACCGTCCGGGAGGCGATGGCCAGGCCGGGCAGGTCGCCGGCGAGCTCGGCGATCACCCGGGTGTAGGTGACGCCCGCACCGACCCGCAGCCACCCGTTGTCACGCCCCCACTCGGCCAGCTCCGGCACCCGGGTCAGGTCGAGGATCGCCTCGGGACGGCCGCGGTCGAAGTTCAGCTCCACCATCACGTCGGTGCCGCCCGCGATCGGCTGCGCCTCGGGGTGCTCGGCCTTGGCCGCCAGCGCCTCGTCCCAGCTTCTCGGCTGCAGGAAGTCCACGTCGCCTCCCTCCTCGCGCCGCGGCGGGTGCCTGGCTGAGCGAACTCTACGGCAGTCACCCGCTGGGTGGCCCCTGGTCGGCATCGCCTTCCTCGTCGCCGCCGGCCGGGGCGCCCGCGGGCCCGCCAGCTGGGGCGCCCGAGGGCCCGCCGGCCGAGGCGCCCGCGGGCCCGCCAGCCGGGGCGTCCGAGGGTCCGCCGGAGACCCGGGCCTGCTCGTCGACGAGCCTGTGGAACTGGGTGAACACCTCG containing:
- a CDS encoding (2Fe-2S)-binding protein, yielding MRVTCTVNGEPRDADGVWEGESLLWVLRERLGLPGSKNACEQGECGSCSVYLDGTLVCACLVLAGQAEGAEIVTVEGLAEGDELHPVQEAFVEAGAVQCGFCTPGLVVATHDLLRRNPDPHDAQVREALAGNLCRCTGYEKILDAVRLAAERTGGRL
- a CDS encoding FAD binding domain-containing protein, which translates into the protein MDFLQPRSWDEALAAKAEHPEAQPIAGGTDVMVELNFDRGRPEAILDLTRVPELAEWGRDNGWLRVGAGVTYTRVIAELAGDLPGLAIASRTVGSPQIRNRGTVGGNLGSASPAGDAHPPLLAAGAEVEAASVGGTRRIPVAEFFAGPKRHVLRPDELIAAFHVPPAPGPQQFAKVGTRNAMVIAVCSFALALDPGRRTVRTGIGSAGPTPLAAGEAERFLEGVLADEGAWESRAPVGDAALRRFGELAGRAAQPIDDVRGTAAYRVHALAVLARRTLAWAWEEYASQDPGGPR